The genomic segment GGTCGTCGAGCACGGCGCCCTGCGCGATCGGCGACCACGCCTCGGTGGCGATGCCGTGCTCCCGGTCGTACGCCCGCACGGTCTCGTTGGTGAAGTACGGGTGCACCTCGATCTGGTTGACCGCGGGCACGACGTCGCACTCGGCGGCGAGCCGCTCGAGGTGGGCGACCTGGAAGTTGGACACGCCGACCGAGCGGGCCCGGCCGTCGGCGGCGAACTCCTCCAGCACCTTCCACGTGGAGACGTAGTCGCCGTCGTAGAGGGTCGGCAGCGGCCAGTGGATGAGGAAGAGGTCGATCTGGTCCACGCCGAGCGCCGCGAGCGTGCCGTCGAAGGCCCGCCGCGCGTCGTCCGGGCGGTGGAACCCGTTGTTGAGCTTGCTGGTGAGGTAGACGTCGTCGCGGGGCAGGCCGGAGGCCCGCACGGCCTCGCCGACCTCCTTCTCGTTGCCGTACATCTGCGCGGTGTCGATGTGCCGGTAGCCGATCTCCAGGGCGCGGGTGACGGCCTCGACCGTCTCGCTCGGGTCGACCTGGTAGGTCCCGAAACCGAGCTGCGGGATGGTCCTGCCGTTGTTGAGGGGGATGCTCGGGACTGCGGTCACCGTCGTCTGCTCCTCGGTGTGGCGTCACGGTCGGGGCGCGCGGTCGCGAGCGCGCCCCTGCGAGCCTGGCCGCTGCGCGCGCGGCGCGCGACCCGGGCTCAGGGCGCCGGCGGCCCGGACAGCTCCCGCGAGCGCGCCGCGGCGGCGAGGACGGCGTCGACGACCGCGGCGCGCAGCCCCCGCTCGTCGAGCACGCGCAGGGCCGCCGCGGTCGTGCCGGCCGGCGAGGTCACCCGCTCGCGCAGCAGCGCCGGGTGCTCGCCCGTCTCCTCCAGCAGGCGGGCGGCGCCGGCCAGGGTGGAGACGGCGAGCTGCAGCGCGAGCGCGCGCGGAAGCCCGGCGTGCACGCCGCCCTCGGCCAGGGCGTCGACGAAGGCGAAGGCGTAGGCGGGGCCGGAGCCGGAGACGCCCGTGGCGGCGTCCAGCTGCTCCTCGGGGAGGCGGATGACGCGGCCGGTGCCGGCGAGCAGCTGCTCGACGGCGGCCAGGTGCTCCTGGCCGGCGCTCGCGCCGGGCGCGACCAGCGTGGTGCCGGCGCCGACGAGGGCGGGGGTGTTCGGCATGGTCCGCACGACGGCGGTGCCGGGCGGCAGGGCCGCCTCGAGGCGCGCGGTCGGCGCGCCGGCGACGAGGGAGACGACGAGGGCCCCGGGCCGCACGCGGGGGGACGCCTCGGCCAGCAGCGCGTCGAGCTGCTGGGGCTTGACGCCGACCACGAGCACCGGCGCGGACGCCGCCTGCGCCACGGGCAGCACCGGCACGCCGTAGCGGTCGGCGAGCTCGCGGGCGCGCTGCTCGCGCCGCGCCGTGGCCGCCACCCGGGACGGCGGCGTGCCGGCGCGCAGGACGCCCGCGAGGACGGCCTCGCCCATGACGCCGGTGCCCAGCACCGCCACCTGCAGCCCCGGGGCGGCAGGAGCGGCCGTACCGTCGACGGGCTCGGGCGAGGGCTCGGGCGTGGGCTCGGGCACCGGCCGAGCGTAGGACGCGCCGGCGCCGCGCCGGAACAGGCGCGCGCACCGGCGCGTTGGCAGGTAGGTTGCTTTCACGAACCAAGAGGAGGTGAGTGCCGTGCCCGCGCGCGAGACGACCACCGCTGCGACCACCGCTGCGACCACCGCTGCGACCACCGCTGCGACCACCGCTGCGACCACCGACCCCGCCACGGCCGTCCCCGACGGCGAGACGAGCCACCGCGAGATCCTGGCGGCGCTCACCGGCCTGCTCGCCGCGCTGTTCACCGCCCTGCTCAGCACCACGATCGTCGCCAACGCCCTTCCGCAGATCATCGCGGACCTGCAGGGCACGCAGACCCAGTACGCGTGGGTGATCACCGCGGCCCTGCTGGCCAACGCGGCGTCCACGCCGCTGTGGGGCAAGCTCGCGGACCTGTACGACAAGAAGCTGCTGGTCCAGCTCTCCCTCGTCGTCTTCGTCGTCGGGTCCGCCGCGGCCGGCCTCTCCCAGGACGTGCCGTTCCTCATCGGCGCGCGCGTCGTCCAGGGCATCGGGATGGGGGGGCTGATGGCGCTGGTCGTGGCGATCATCGGCACGGTCATCCCGCCGCGCCAGCGCGGCCGGTACGCCGGCTACACGGGCGCCGTGATGGCCGTGGCGATGTCCGGCGGCCCGCTGCTCGGCGGCGTCATCGTCGACACGCCGTGGCTGGGGTGGCGGTGGACCTTCTACGTCTGCGTCCCCCTTGCCGTCGTCGCGCTGGGCGTGCTGCAGGCGCGCCTGCAGGTGACCACCGCGCGGCGCGAGGACGTCTCGATCGACTGGCTCGGCGCCCTGCTCCTGACCGCCGGCGTCAGCGCCCTGCTGCTGTGGGTCTCCTTCGCCGGGCAGGACGGCGGGTTCCCCTGGCTGTCGTGGCGCAGCGCCGCCCTCGCCGGCGGCGGCGTCGTGCTCCTGCTCGCCACCGCGGCCGTCGAGCGCGCGGCGAGGGAGCCGGTGATCCCGCCCGCGATCGTCACCGAGCGCACCACGGCCCTGGCCATCGTCGGCTCCGTCGCGGTCGGCGTCGCCCTGTTCGGCTCGAGCGTCTTCCTGGGCCAGTACTTCCAGACCGCCCGCGGGTACAGCCCCACCGCGGCGGGCCTGCTCTCCCTGCCGCAGGTGCTCGGCTCCCTCGTGGCCACCGTGGTCTCCGGGCGGCTGATCACCCGCTACGGGCGGTGGAAGCGGTTCCTCGTGCTCGGCTCGGTGCTGCTGGTCGCGGGCCTGGGCCTGCTCGGCTCCCTCGACCACCTGACCCCGATGTGGGTGGTGGGCCTGGAGATCGCCCTCGTCGGCCTGGGCACCGGCATGCTCATGCAGAACCTCGTCCTCGCCGTCCAGAACACCGTGCGCGCGCAGGACGTCGGGGCCGCCAGCGCGTCGATCGCGTTCTTCCGCACCTTCGGCGGCGCGGTCGGCGTCGCCGTCCTCGGCGCGGTGCTGGCGAACCGGGTGGCCGACCTGTCCTCGCAGGGCCTCGCGGACCTCGGCGTGGTGACGGGCTCCGGGGACGGCGCCACGCTGGACCTCTCCGCCCTGCCGGCGCCGGTGCAGGAGGTCGTGCGGACGGCGTACGGCGACGCGACTGGCACCGTGTTCGCCATCGCCGCCGCCGTCGCGCTCGTCACGCTGGCCTCGGTGCTCCTCATCCGCGAGGTGCCGCTGCGCACGACGATCGACGTCGAGCCGTCGGCGACCCCCGAGGACGGCGCGACCCCCGAGGACGGCGCGACCACCGGGCCGGGCGCCGGCCGGGGCGGGGAGCCCGCCCCGGCCGGGGCGGTCACTGCTTCTGGTGCCGCACCTTCGACGGCTCGATCAGGTAGGTGATGCGCTGCTCCCCCTCCTGGCGGAAGGGGTAGGCGTCGGCGTCGAGGTACTTCTTCGCCAGCCGGTCGATGTGGGCGTCGGCGCCCTCGGTGGTGCCCCGCGCCCGGCCCCTGACCTCGACGTACTCGTAGGGGTTGGACTCGTCGTAGACGACGAGCGTGGCGCGGGGGTCGCGCTCGAGGTTGTCCGGCCACCGCCGCCCCACCGCGCTGTTGACGGCGGGGCGGCCGTCCCGCAGGTCCACCCACACCACGGTGCTGTGGACCGCCCCGTCCTCCTCGAGCGTCGAGATGACCGCGTGGTTCCTCTGCTCGAACAGCCTGCGCACCCCTGCGTCGTCCATGCTCGCCACGTGCGGGCCCCCTCGTCAGCTCGTCCGGCGGTTGACGCGTCTACCGTACGGTCGCCGGACGCAGCGCGCCCGGGAGGCGGGAGGGCGGATGGCGGTGCTGCCCGGGCTCGTGCTCGTCGCGGTCGCGACGGCGCTCGCGCTCGCCGTCGCGGGCTCCGTGCCGGGCCTGGGCGCCCCGACCGCCGCGGTGCTGCTGGGGGCCGTGGTGGCGAACACCGGGCTGCACCGGCCGGTGCTGCGCGCGGGCACCCGCTTCGCCGCCTCCCGGCTGCTGCGCACCGCCGTGGTGCTGCTCGGGCTGCAGGTGGCGCTGCCCCAGCTGGCGGACCTGGGGGCGGCGGGCCTCGCCGTCGTGCTGGTCACGGTCGCGGTCACCTTCACGGGCACGCAGCTGCTCGGGCGGGCGCTCGGGGTGCCGCGCGGGCGGTCGGTGCTGGTGGCCGCGGGCTTCGCGATCTGCGGGGCGTCGGCCGTGGCGGCGGTGCGGCCGGTGACCGACGCCGACGACGAGGACGCCGCGGTGGCCGTGGCGCTCGTCGTCCTGTGCGGCAGCCTGGCGATCCTCCTGCTGCCCGCGCTGCGCGCGCCGCTCGGCCTGGACCCGGCGGCCTTCGGCGCCTGGGTGGGCGCCAGCGTGCACGACGTCGGGCAGGTGGTGGCCACCGCGAGCCGCGTGGACGGCGCCCTGGAGGCGGCCGTGGTGGTCAAGCTGGCGCGCGTGGTGCTGCTCGCGCCGCTGGTCGCGCTGGTCGCGCTCTCGGCCCGCCGCCGCGTCGCGGCGGCCACCGGCGCGGGCGGCGTCCGGCGCCCGCCCGTCGTCCCGCTGTTCGTGGCGGGCTTCCTCCTCGCGGTCGCGGTGGCCAGCACCGGTGCGCTGCCCGCCGCCCCGCTGGCCGCGGCCGAGCGGGTGCAGCAGGTGCTGCTGGTCGCGGCGCTCGTGGGGCTCGGCACGGGCGTGCGCTGGGCGGTGCTGCGCCGCACGGGCGGCCGGGCGCTGGCGCTCGGCCTGGGCTCGTGGGCGCTCGTGGCGGCCACCGCCTGCGCGGGTGTGCGCCTGACCGGAGGGTGAGGGCGATCGGGGGCCGGATGGTCCTTGACACCGCCGCGCCCGGTGCTGCTCACTGGCTGCGCCGGTCGCCCGTCGCGGTCGAGGCCTCCAGCCGCTCGACGCGAGCAGGACGGAGCACAGGACGGAGCAGGTCGATGGAGCCCACTTCCCAGTCCCCCGAGCAGCCCCCGGTGCTCGCCGTCGCCGACGACGCGGGCGTCCGCGGCGCGGACCTCGCGCCGGTGGGCCCGTGGAACGGCTTCGCCGAGGCGGCGGACGGCGTCCTCGCCCTGCTGCAGGCCCGCCTCGGCATGGAGCTGTGGGCGGTCACGCGCGTGCGCGAGGACCACCAGGAGGTGCTCGTCGCGCGCTCGACGGGCTTCCCCATCCCCGCCGGGGCGGTGCTGCCCTGGGCGGAGTCGTACTGCGCCCGCATGGTCGCCGGCGCGGGCCCGAGGGTCGCTCCGCGGGCCCGGCGCGAGCCGGCGTACGCGGCGGCGGAGTTCAACGCCCGCTTCAAGGTCGGGGCGTACGTGGGCGTGCCGCTCCTGGACGAGGACGGCCGGCTGTTCGGCACCCTGTGCGCGCTGTCCTCGCACGAGCAGCCCGCGACCCTGGCGGCGGAGCTGCCGCTGGTGGAGCTGCTGGCCCGCCAGCTGAGCACGCTGCTGTCCAAGGAGCGGCTGGCCGCCGAGCGGTCGGCCGCGGCCGCGGCGGCGTACGCCCTGGCCGAGCGCGACGGGCTCACCGGCCTGCTCAACCGCCGCGGCTGGGACCGCGCCGTGGAGGCGGAGGAGCAGCGCTGCGCGCGCCACGGCACCTCCTGCGCGGTCGCCGTCCTCGACCTGGACGACCTCAAGGCCGTCAA from the Quadrisphaera sp. DSM 44207 genome contains:
- a CDS encoding aldo/keto reductase codes for the protein MTAVPSIPLNNGRTIPQLGFGTYQVDPSETVEAVTRALEIGYRHIDTAQMYGNEKEVGEAVRASGLPRDDVYLTSKLNNGFHRPDDARRAFDGTLAALGVDQIDLFLIHWPLPTLYDGDYVSTWKVLEEFAADGRARSVGVSNFQVAHLERLAAECDVVPAVNQIEVHPYFTNETVRAYDREHGIATEAWSPIAQGAVLDDPAVTRIAERVGRTPAQVVLRWHVQRGDIVFPKSVTPSRMQENFAIFDVELSDDDVRALAALDKGEEGRTGPNPDVFDHVPR
- the proC gene encoding pyrroline-5-carboxylate reductase, which encodes MPEPTPEPSPEPVDGTAAPAAPGLQVAVLGTGVMGEAVLAGVLRAGTPPSRVAATARREQRARELADRYGVPVLPVAQAASAPVLVVGVKPQQLDALLAEASPRVRPGALVVSLVAGAPTARLEAALPPGTAVVRTMPNTPALVGAGTTLVAPGASAGQEHLAAVEQLLAGTGRVIRLPEEQLDAATGVSGSGPAYAFAFVDALAEGGVHAGLPRALALQLAVSTLAGAARLLEETGEHPALLRERVTSPAGTTAAALRVLDERGLRAAVVDAVLAAAARSRELSGPPAP
- a CDS encoding MFS transporter — translated: MLAALTGLLAALFTALLSTTIVANALPQIIADLQGTQTQYAWVITAALLANAASTPLWGKLADLYDKKLLVQLSLVVFVVGSAAAGLSQDVPFLIGARVVQGIGMGGLMALVVAIIGTVIPPRQRGRYAGYTGAVMAVAMSGGPLLGGVIVDTPWLGWRWTFYVCVPLAVVALGVLQARLQVTTARREDVSIDWLGALLLTAGVSALLLWVSFAGQDGGFPWLSWRSAALAGGGVVLLLATAAVERAAREPVIPPAIVTERTTALAIVGSVAVGVALFGSSVFLGQYFQTARGYSPTAAGLLSLPQVLGSLVATVVSGRLITRYGRWKRFLVLGSVLLVAGLGLLGSLDHLTPMWVVGLEIALVGLGTGMLMQNLVLAVQNTVRAQDVGAASASIAFFRTFGGAVGVAVLGAVLANRVADLSSQGLADLGVVTGSGDGATLDLSALPAPVQEVVRTAYGDATGTVFAIAAAVALVTLASVLLIREVPLRTTIDVEPSATPEDGATPEDGATTGPGAGRGGEPAPAGAVTASGAAPSTARSGR
- a CDS encoding TIGR03618 family F420-dependent PPOX class oxidoreductase, which produces MDDAGVRRLFEQRNHAVISTLEEDGAVHSTVVWVDLRDGRPAVNSAVGRRWPDNLERDPRATLVVYDESNPYEYVEVRGRARGTTEGADAHIDRLAKKYLDADAYPFRQEGEQRITYLIEPSKVRHQKQ
- a CDS encoding YeiH family protein, translated to MAVLPGLVLVAVATALALAVAGSVPGLGAPTAAVLLGAVVANTGLHRPVLRAGTRFAASRLLRTAVVLLGLQVALPQLADLGAAGLAVVLVTVAVTFTGTQLLGRALGVPRGRSVLVAAGFAICGASAVAAVRPVTDADDEDAAVAVALVVLCGSLAILLLPALRAPLGLDPAAFGAWVGASVHDVGQVVATASRVDGALEAAVVVKLARVVLLAPLVALVALSARRRVAAATGAGGVRRPPVVPLFVAGFLLAVAVASTGALPAAPLAAAERVQQVLLVAALVGLGTGVRWAVLRRTGGRALALGLGSWALVAATACAGVRLTGG
- a CDS encoding sensor domain-containing diguanylate cyclase gives rise to the protein MEPTSQSPEQPPVLAVADDAGVRGADLAPVGPWNGFAEAADGVLALLQARLGMELWAVTRVREDHQEVLVARSTGFPIPAGAVLPWAESYCARMVAGAGPRVAPRARREPAYAAAEFNARFKVGAYVGVPLLDEDGRLFGTLCALSSHEQPATLAAELPLVELLARQLSTLLSKERLAAERSAAAAAAYALAERDGLTGLLNRRGWDRAVEAEEQRCARHGTSCAVAVLDLDDLKAVNDARGHEAGDELLLLTAKLLETASRPPDHVARIGGDEFALIATEAAADDTAAWTARLQRTLHAAGVAASIGAAAREGAGTVRAAWRVADDAMYADKQARAGSHRG